The Sulfurimonas sp. genome includes the window TAGTTTGGACAATCGACGGTAAAGTTGTAATTCCTGATTTTTCTAAAAGTTTGGCAGAAAATGGAGTAGGTCACAAATCTTTTATAGAGTTTAAAACACCTACTTTAACAGGAAAATTAGGAGGATAATTTGAGTTATACTCTTGAGATTGAACCGACAAGTGACACTGTAGAAGTAGAAGAAAATCAAACACTTCTTGATGCATCTTTACGTCAAGGAACGTATCTACCTCACGCTTGTAATCATGGTCTTTGCGGAACATGTAAAGTAGAATTATTAGAAGGTGAAGTAGATCATGGAGATGCATCACCATTTGCTTTAATGGAGAGTGAAAGAGATGATGGTTTTTGTTTAGCATGTACGGCAAAACCATTAAGTGATGTTGTTATAGAAGCTGATGTGGATGAAGATCCAGATGCAAGAAGTATTCCTATAAGAGATATTATGGGTACAGTTGTAAAAAGAGAGATGTTAACACCTAGAATATTAGGCTTATGGCTAGAACTAGATGAAGATTTAGATTTTCAAGCAGGTCAGTATATAAATTATCATATTCCTGGCTTTGATGAAGCTAGATCTTTCTCTTTAGCAAATCAACCTAGTATGGAAAGAGTGATTGAACTTAATATTACACTTATTACAGATGGAGACGCAACACCTTGGATACATAAAAATGTAAAAGTTGGTGATAGAAGAAAAATTACAGCTCCCTTTGGAAGATTTTTTGTTAAAAAATCTACAAAAAAACCTAGTATCTATTTTGCTGGTGGTTCAGGGTTATCAAGTCCAAAATCAATGATATTGGATGATTTAGAAGGTGGTTCAAAACTTCCTATTATACTATTTCATGGTGCTAGAAATGAAGAAGAGTTATACTATTTCGATATGTTTAAAAATCTAGAAAAAGAGTACGATAACTTTACTTATGTACCTGTACTCTCAGACAATAAAAACCCTGATTGGAAGGGAGAAATTGGATATACAAATGATGTAGCCATAAAGATATATGATGGTAAATTTTCAGGAAACAAAGCATATCTTTGTGGCCCTCCTCTTATGATAGAAGCTTGTATAACAGCACTTATGAGGGGAAGACTTTTTGAAAAAGATATACATATAGAAAAATTCTTTTCTAAAGCGGACTTATGTAGAGATGAAGTTAGAAGCCCTCTATTTAAAAATTTATAAGAGATTGGTATGAGCAAATTTTTTAATATTATTGTTGATGGTAGATCTATTGAATGCAATAGTACAAAACAATTGTTAGAATCTCTCTATAAGAAATCATCAAAGGCACCAAAAGGGTGTCATAACGGTGGCTGCGGAGTTTGTAAAATAGAAGTTTTAAAAGGTAAATATGATTCTATCGTTATGAGTAGAAAACATATTAGTCAAAAAGAAGAAAATAGTGGCGTTGTTTTAGCATGTAGAGTATTTCCAAGAAGTGATATGGAAATCAAATTTATAGCTAAACCTAAAAAAATTACCTATACAATAGGTGATTAAAATAATTAAAAAGGAAATACAATGGGTATTATGAGAATTGGACATGTTGATTTAAATGTGTTGGATATAAAAGCTACAAGAGATTACTACGAAAATATTATAGGTCTAACAGTTGAAAGAGAAGATGCTGATGGTACATTATATATGAAATGTTGGGATGAGTGGGATATATATTCTATGGTATTGAGACCATCAGATGAATCAACTTTTAACAGAATTGCATACAAAGTGGAAAATGATTCTGATTTAGATGAACTAAAAGCTAAAATTGAAGCGTATGGTGTAGCTACAAAATTTTTACCAGCTGGATCAGTTGCAGAGTGTGGAAGAATATTAAAATTTATAGCTCCAAGTGATCATGAGTTTCATCTTTATGCTGAAAAAACATTTGTTGGTAAAACAAATGGAGATATAAACCCAGCTCCTTGGCCAATTGATGCAAAAGGTATTAAAGCACACTGGTTAGATCATGCTTTACTTATGGCTGAAGGTCCAGAAAAGGTTATGGCTGCAACAAAATTCTTTCAAGAAGTTTTTGATTTTAAATTAGCAGAACAAGTATGTGTAGGACCTGAAGGCTCGTTGCAAGCTGCAACTTGGTTATCTAGAACTTCAACACCACATGATTTAGCATTTGTTGCGGGTTCTGAAGCTGGTATGCATCATGCCGCATTTTTCTTAGATGGTTGGAGTGATATTTTAAGAGCAGCAGATATTATGGGTATGAATGGTGTAAAAATAGATGTAACACCTCAAAGACATGGTATTACAAGAGGTGAAACAATTTATTTCTTTGACCCATCTGGACATAGACTTGAAACTTTCGCAGGACTTGGTTATCTAGTGCAACCTGATATGCCAGTTGTTACATGGACTGAAGATAAATTATGGAGAGGAATTTTCTACCATACTGGTGAAGAAGCTGGTTCATTTACAACTGCTTATACACTTATGGCTACAAAATAACTATGGATGTTGTTATAAAATCTAACAACATCACTTATCAAGCAGCATTTGTTGCTTGCAATAGTGCTGTAAAAAAAGCCGTTGAACTGAATATTAAAATTAATGTAAGTATTTGTGATAGGGCTGGATTAGAACTAGCTTTTTTAAGAATAAATGATGCATATATCCACTCAATAGATATAGCAAAAGACAAAGCATATACAAGTGCTAGTTTTGGATTTTCTTCTGAGACATGGACAGGTGTTTTTAAGGAAGCTTCTCATTTAGAACAAGGATTTTCTAATAGAGATAGACTTATACCTTTTGGTGGAGGTCTTCCAATTACAATCAATAATGAACTTATTGGTGCAATAGGAGTTTCTGGCGGAACAGAAGAGGAAGATATAGTCTGTGCTCAAGCAGGTATTAATTCAATTATTAATAAATAAGGAAAATAAATTATGAAACAAGTATTACATTTTATAAATGGTAAATTTTTAGAATCAACAAGTGGAAAGTTTTATGATAATTACAATCCAGCAACTGGAAAAGTAATTTCAAAAATTGCATTAGGATCAGAAGAAGATGTTGATAAAGCAGTAGAAGCTGCTAGTGAGGCTATGAATGGAGAATGGGGAAATATTAAAATTAATGACCGTATAGCTCTTTTATATGCATTAGCTGATGAAATAGATAGTCGTTTTGATGAATTTTTAGAAGCCGAGACATTAGATACAGGAAAACCATACACTATTGCTCGTCATATAGATATTCCAAGAGGTGCAGCAAATTTTAAAGTTTTTGCTGACACAATGAAATCTGTAGCCGATGAAGCATATCAAATGGATACTCCTGATGGTGGTATTGCAATGAATTACTCAAGAAGATACCCGAAAGGTGTTATTACTGTAATTACTCCATGGAATTTACCTTTTTTACTTATGACATGGAAAGTAGGACCTGCATTAGCTTGTGGTAACACTGTAGTTGTAAAAGCAGCTGAAAGTACTCCGACAACAACAGCACTTCTTGGGGAAGTAATGAATAAAGTCGGAATTCCAAAAGGTGTATTTAATGTTGTTCATGGTTTTGGTAAAGACATTGGAGATAGATTAACATCACATCCAAAAGTTGATGCTGTTACATTTACTGGTTCTACCCCTACAGGTAAAAGAATTATGCAATCATCTGCTTTAGACTTAAAACACCTATCCTTGGAACTTGGTGGTAAAAATCCAGCTATAATTTTTGCTGATTGTGATATGAAAAAAGCAATAAACGAAACAGTACGTTCTGTGTTTGCAAATTCTGGACAAGTATGTTTAGGAACAGAGAGAGTTTATGTGGAACGACCAATCTTTGATAAGTTCGTAAATAAACTTAAAAAAGCGGGAGAAAATATAAAACTAGGTATTCAACATGATGAAAGTTCAGATATGGGGCCACTTATTAGTAAGGATCATCAAGAAAAAGTTCTTTCTTATTATAAATTAGCAAAAGATCTTGGTGCAAATGTTGTACTTGGTGGAGGTTCTCCAAAGATGGAAAATGGTTTGGAAAATGGATATTGGATAGATCCTACAATTTGGACAGGATTATCAGAGGATTCTGCAATTGTAAAAGAAGAGATTTTTGGGCCATGTTGTCATATCGCACCATTTGATACTGAAGAGGAAGCAATTAAATTAGCTAATGATACAGAATATGGATTAGCAGCAACAGTATTCTCAGAAAATCTATCTAAAGCTCATAGAGTAGCAGGTCAAATAGATGCTGGTATAGTATGGGTTAACTCATGGTTTTTAAGAGACCTTAGAACTCCATTTGGAGGAATGAAAAAATCAGGTATCGGTAGAGAAGGTGGACATCACTCATTAGAATTCTATACGGAATTGAAAAATATATGTATAAAAATGTAAAGAAGATAAAATGACAAAAAAAGATATAAACAAGTATGGAGAAGAGCTTTATAACTCTCTTAAAAATTGTGAGCCGATTGAAGCTTTAACAGCAAGGGAGCCTAATATCACGATAGCGGATGCTTATGCTATCCAAGATGTTTTAATAAAAAATAGAATTAAAAAAGATGGTTCTCATATAATTGGTAAAAAGATTGGGGTGACAGCAAAAGTTGTTATGAATCTTTTAGGAGTTAATCAACCAGATTTTGGATATTTACTTTCAGATATGATTTATAATGATGGCGATGTTATAGATATTACATCAAATATGATTCAACCAAAAGCAGAAGGTGAAATTGCCTTTGTATTAAAAGAAGATT containing:
- a CDS encoding 2Fe-2S iron-sulfur cluster binding domain-containing protein, with protein sequence MSYTLEIEPTSDTVEVEENQTLLDASLRQGTYLPHACNHGLCGTCKVELLEGEVDHGDASPFALMESERDDGFCLACTAKPLSDVVIEADVDEDPDARSIPIRDIMGTVVKREMLTPRILGLWLELDEDLDFQAGQYINYHIPGFDEARSFSLANQPSMERVIELNITLITDGDATPWIHKNVKVGDRRKITAPFGRFFVKKSTKKPSIYFAGGSGLSSPKSMILDDLEGGSKLPIILFHGARNEEELYYFDMFKNLEKEYDNFTYVPVLSDNKNPDWKGEIGYTNDVAIKIYDGKFSGNKAYLCGPPLMIEACITALMRGRLFEKDIHIEKFFSKADLCRDEVRSPLFKNL
- a CDS encoding 2Fe-2S iron-sulfur cluster binding domain-containing protein, whose translation is MSKFFNIIVDGRSIECNSTKQLLESLYKKSSKAPKGCHNGGCGVCKIEVLKGKYDSIVMSRKHISQKEENSGVVLACRVFPRSDMEIKFIAKPKKITYTIGD
- a CDS encoding catechol 2,3-dioxygenase, which encodes MGIMRIGHVDLNVLDIKATRDYYENIIGLTVEREDADGTLYMKCWDEWDIYSMVLRPSDESTFNRIAYKVENDSDLDELKAKIEAYGVATKFLPAGSVAECGRILKFIAPSDHEFHLYAEKTFVGKTNGDINPAPWPIDAKGIKAHWLDHALLMAEGPEKVMAATKFFQEVFDFKLAEQVCVGPEGSLQAATWLSRTSTPHDLAFVAGSEAGMHHAAFFLDGWSDILRAADIMGMNGVKIDVTPQRHGITRGETIYFFDPSGHRLETFAGLGYLVQPDMPVVTWTEDKLWRGIFYHTGEEAGSFTTAYTLMATK
- a CDS encoding heme-binding protein, which produces MDVVIKSNNITYQAAFVACNSAVKKAVELNIKINVSICDRAGLELAFLRINDAYIHSIDIAKDKAYTSASFGFSSETWTGVFKEASHLEQGFSNRDRLIPFGGGLPITINNELIGAIGVSGGTEEEDIVCAQAGINSIINK
- a CDS encoding 2-hydroxymuconic semialdehyde dehydrogenase; the protein is MKQVLHFINGKFLESTSGKFYDNYNPATGKVISKIALGSEEDVDKAVEAASEAMNGEWGNIKINDRIALLYALADEIDSRFDEFLEAETLDTGKPYTIARHIDIPRGAANFKVFADTMKSVADEAYQMDTPDGGIAMNYSRRYPKGVITVITPWNLPFLLMTWKVGPALACGNTVVVKAAESTPTTTALLGEVMNKVGIPKGVFNVVHGFGKDIGDRLTSHPKVDAVTFTGSTPTGKRIMQSSALDLKHLSLELGGKNPAIIFADCDMKKAINETVRSVFANSGQVCLGTERVYVERPIFDKFVNKLKKAGENIKLGIQHDESSDMGPLISKDHQEKVLSYYKLAKDLGANVVLGGGSPKMENGLENGYWIDPTIWTGLSEDSAIVKEEIFGPCCHIAPFDTEEEAIKLANDTEYGLAATVFSENLSKAHRVAGQIDAGIVWVNSWFLRDLRTPFGGMKKSGIGREGGHHSLEFYTELKNICIKM